A region of the Flintibacter sp. KGMB00164 genome:
GATGGAACTCCGGCTACAAGGCCAACTTCACCGTTGCTGGCCGTACTCTGTACGGTGCTACCTCCGATGTGGGCCTGACCCTGGAGACTGGTGCTCCTGTGATCGTGGTTCAGGAGGAAGTGTCCAACACTGGTATCACCCGTCTGACCTACACTGCTTACACCACCATTTCTCAGGCTCTGGATTCTCTGAACGATAAGACCGCCTTTGAGGGTTGGGTGTCTGCTGTCCTGAACGACAAGGGTACTGCCGAGTACATTGTGATCAATAGCGCTGATGCTATCGGCTTTGACAGCGATGATGGCAGCACTCCCAACAACGGCAAGGTGACTGGTGTTTCCATTGCTGACACTGGTGTTGTAACTCTGTCTCTGAGCAGTTCTGTTGCCGCTGGTAGCAACTTTGAGGTTACCCTGTATCAGCTGCGTGACAATGGTTATGTGGCCGTCGGTAACTTCACCGTTGCTGCTGATGGCACCAAGGCTCCCACTGCTGACCTGTCCGGTTCTATGGCCAGTGGCCAGACCTATAAGGTTGTCTGCGGCGCTTACAGCGATACCGTTGTTATGAAGTGAGACTCCACTAGTAAATAACTTTTAATAAAAGACCCTCGGGCATTTGCCCGGGGGTCTTTTATTGATTCATCTTCCCTTATCTAGCAGAGCGACAATCTGATAGGAGTGGTCGGGATAATTCAGCAGGACTTCTGCACTGCCGTCGTAAAACCACGACATAGTATTAGCTTCCCACGTAATCTCCAGCCCATTATGCCCCACAACAGGGATTATTTTTCCTTGACAGGCAATGATATCGCTCGCATTAGAGAGAAAACCTGTCCACATGCTCATAATCATAACAACGATTGGTTTGTGAGGAAATACATGGAACATGGTTTTGGTTTCTCCATCCCCTGTGTAGCTGGCAGTATAAAGCTGACAATTTCCAAGCTTGATAATGTAAGCCTGTTGTTTTTCCAGAAGATCTTCCTGTTGTGTCATAGTTTGCGCGAGTGTGTCCAGAGCTGTGTCCACCTTCACATTATCCTGATTGAATTCCTCCCGCAGTACCTGGTCCGTTTCCTCCCACTGGCACAGACTGTAGTGTTCCGTATAATTGCTCGCCATAGGTATTCCTCCTTAAAAGTAGCGTTCACCTATGGCGGGAATCCGTCTGCAAGTGCATAATGTTATACAAATACTGGTAATTGTGCCCTGCCATGCCAATTGCTAAGTATAAATAAACGACAACAGGCCCCGGTCATTGACCGGGGCCTGTTGCCTGTGTGTGTTGTAAAGGAGAGGGAGAAATGGGAGATATTATTATGATTACTTGGTACGCTCATAGAATAACCGATAATTAAGGCAAAACCATGACGGGGATGTGAACTTTCTGTAAACACTCCGGAGAGATTACAATCTTTTTTTGCGCAAAAGTTCTCATAGAAGGGAAAGTGCGGCCATCTTAAAACAAAATTAATATTTTCTTAACGGCTTGTCCATATTTCGGACGAAGAAGAAAAAGCTGTCGGAGCGTGCTTGACGCACTCCCTGCATGCGTGCGATAATATAATGATATTTTACATTGACGGGCCTGGGCCCGCCCTGAATAGGGGGAACCTTTTTTGATTCAGTATTTGATTCGGCGTTGGTTGGACGGCCGGGACCCTAAGTCGCCTGAGGTGCGTCAGATGTGCGGCACCCGGGCCGGCGGAGTGGGTATCGTGCTCAATACGCTGTTGTGTCTGGGGAAGCTGCTGGCCGGTGTGATCACTGGCTCCATTGCAATCGTGGGTGACGCATTAAATAACCTGTCTGATGCTGCCTCGTCTGTGATTACCCTTATAGGGTTCCGTTTGGCCGGGCAGGAGGCGGATGAGGAGCATCCCTTTGGTCATGGCCGCATGGAATATCTGGCCGGCTTGGTGGTGTCTATGGCGATTCTACTTATGGGATTTGAGCTGGGAAAATCCTCGGTGGAGAAGCTGCTCCATCCGGAAGAACTGGACTTCTCCTGGCTGGCTGTGATCATTCTGGCCGTGTCTGTGGCAGTCAAGGTATGGATGTACTTCTTTAACCGTACGCTGTCTCAGAAGATCAGCTCAGAGACGATGGCGGCCACCGCAGCCGACTCTCTCTCCGATTCAGCGGCCACCAGTGTGGTTTTGCTGGCTACACTAGTCGGACATTTCTTCCATTGGAAGATCGACGGCTTTGCCGGGTTGCTTGTGGCCCTGTTCATTTTGAAAACCGGCTGGGAGGCTGCAAAAGATACTCTGGATCCGCTTCTGGGCCGGCCGATGGACCCGGAACTGGCGGCAGATATCGACCAGCTGGTCCTCTCCCACGAAAATATCCTGGGCATTCACGACTTGGTCTATCATGACTATGGACCCGGACGGGCTATGATGTCTTTTCATGCCGAGGTTCCTGCCGATGCCGATCTGCTGGAGATGCACGATCTCATCGACCACATCGAGCGGGAGTTGAAGGAGAAACACCACATTGAGACCGTCATCCATATGGACCCGGTGGTCAACGACGGGCGCACCACTTCTTTGCGGGAACAGGTAGCCTATCTGGCTCAGCAGCTGGACCCCTGTCTCACCATTCATGACCTGCGTATTACTGCAGGTCCCCACCATACCAATGTGCTGTTTGACGTGATGGTACCCTATGGTTTCCGCCTTACCGATCATCAGGTGGTCTCGCAGCTGCGGAAGGACGTGGAGGCGCTGTCTCCCAAGTATTCTGCCGTTATTCAGGTGGATCATTCCTATGTAGAGCGCCGGGAAAAGTAATTTACAAAATATTCACCTCACTCGGGGGATTTTCCACTATAATATGACTAAACTGAGAATCCACATAGAAACGGAGGAAGTTATCTATGGCGCAGAAGGTTTTGATCGTAGAGGATGACAGCAACATTGCTGAGCTGCTCCATCTGTATCTGGAAAAGGAAGGTTTTGAGACCAAGGTAGCCAAAGACGGAGGCAAGGGCGTGGAGTATTTCCGTTCCTTCCAGCCTGCTTTGGTTCTGCTTGATATTATGCTGCCGGTGATGGATGGCTGGACCGTATTGAAGAAGATCCGGGAGGAGAGTGCCACACCAGTCATTATGCTTACAGCCAAAGGTGAGACAGAGGATAAGGTCACCGGGCTGGAGAGCGGGGCAGACGACTATATTGTAAAGCCCTTTGAGATGAAAGAGGTTCTGGCCCGCATCCATGCGGTGATGCGCCGCACCGGCCAGGAGGAGGAACAGGAGAACAAGAAGCTCAGCTTTGATAAGCTGGTGATCAACCTGGATTCCTACGAACTGCTGGTGGATGGCAAGCGGGTAGATACGCCGCCGAAGGAGTTGGAGCTTTTGTACCACCTGGCCTCTGCCCCCAACCGGGTATTTACCCGCAACCAGCTGCTGGATGAGGTGTGGGGCTTTGACTACTTTGGCGACAGCCGTACGGTAGATGTGCACATCAAGCGTCTGAGAGAGAAGCTGGAGGGCGTGAGCAATCAGTGGCGTCTGAAAACTGTATGGGGCGTGGGCTACAAATTTGAAGTTGCTCCCGCCGGTGCAAACAGCTGATTTGAAGGGGGTGATCCCTTGAAAAGCTTATATAAGCGGCAGCTCATCATGATGGTAGGGATCGTGGCCCTGTCTTTTACCTTGCTGTCTACCGCATTTATGCTGCTGTCCTATCGGTATATTATTTCAGAGACCCGGGATCGCCTGGAGCGAAATGCGGGGTATATTGCCTCGTTTACCTCGGAGTATTTTACCTCGGACTACTATTTAAAAACC
Encoded here:
- a CDS encoding cation diffusion facilitator family transporter, producing the protein MIQYLIRRWLDGRDPKSPEVRQMCGTRAGGVGIVLNTLLCLGKLLAGVITGSIAIVGDALNNLSDAASSVITLIGFRLAGQEADEEHPFGHGRMEYLAGLVVSMAILLMGFELGKSSVEKLLHPEELDFSWLAVIILAVSVAVKVWMYFFNRTLSQKISSETMAATAADSLSDSAATSVVLLATLVGHFFHWKIDGFAGLLVALFILKTGWEAAKDTLDPLLGRPMDPELAADIDQLVLSHENILGIHDLVYHDYGPGRAMMSFHAEVPADADLLEMHDLIDHIERELKEKHHIETVIHMDPVVNDGRTTSLREQVAYLAQQLDPCLTIHDLRITAGPHHTNVLFDVMVPYGFRLTDHQVVSQLRKDVEALSPKYSAVIQVDHSYVERREK
- a CDS encoding response regulator transcription factor, which translates into the protein MAQKVLIVEDDSNIAELLHLYLEKEGFETKVAKDGGKGVEYFRSFQPALVLLDIMLPVMDGWTVLKKIREESATPVIMLTAKGETEDKVTGLESGADDYIVKPFEMKEVLARIHAVMRRTGQEEEQENKKLSFDKLVINLDSYELLVDGKRVDTPPKELELLYHLASAPNRVFTRNQLLDEVWGFDYFGDSRTVDVHIKRLREKLEGVSNQWRLKTVWGVGYKFEVAPAGANS